CTTGCAACGCGCTTTCAGATGCGTGAATCCGAAATGTTTCACAAGAGCCGTGCAAAGGCCGAAAGCATTTTCAAAACATTGGTTGCTTCCGACAAGTTCTTTAAATACATCGCCTGCATTCTGGTGGGCGTGCCGATTTACTTCATGACGGGAATCCTCTTTACGTTTTCGCCAGAGATCGCAAAGTCTCTCGGCGTGCAGGGCGAAGTGATTGCAGGGAATACTCTCTTGTACGGCACCATCGGTCTGACTCTGGGCGATTTGCTCTCGGGGTTGTTGAGTCAAGTTCTGAAGAGCCGTAAGAAGTCCCTCACCGTCTTTATCTCGACGGCGCTGGCGCTGACTCTCGTCTACATCCTGGGTGGAGCGTACTTCACACCGGAAGCTTTGTATGTACTCTGCTTTGGCTTAGGAATTTGCGCGGGCTACTGGGCGGTGCTCATCACGACCTCCGCAGAACAATTTGGCACGAACGTGCGAGGCACGGTCAGCACAACAGTGCCAAATTTCGTACGCGGAGCCGCCGTCTTCATCACACTGGGATTCCACCACTTCAAATCCTTCCTGAGCGCGCCCCACGCAGCCCTGAGTGTAGCCATGATTTGCTTCGTCGCATCCCTTGGCTCACTCTATTTCCTGAAAGAAACCTTCCACGCCGACCTTGATTACGTCGAAGAGAAGTAGAAAGTCACTTGTCTGCAATGTTGCCGTGGTCAGCAGGTCAGTGTGAACTAGATCAAAATATGACTAAAAATATTTGGTTTTAGAACTGGTATTTCTCGCTATTTAAAGTATCTTAATTTTATGGCCAAAATTAGTTCAAAGAACCTGAAGTCAAAGTCCGGCGACACCATCATCGTAAGGCATGCGACAATTGCAGATGCGGAAAAAATGCATGTTCTCGGTGTTAGTGTGTTCAGTACCACTGACTACCTAGTAGCTACTTCCGAAGAGTTCTCCGCAATTCCAAAAGAACAACAAAACGCGCGTATTAAACGCCTAGAGGATAGCGAAAATGATCTTTGGCTTATTGCTGAGTGTGGCGATCAACTAATCGGCATGCTGGATTTTCAAACTGGCAAGAGTATGAAAACAAAACACAAGGGATCATTCGGAATGGTCGTTAGTCCGTCATGGCAGGGCAATGGCGTGGGCAACCTTCTTCTTACAACTCTTATTGAGTGGGTTCGATCGCATCCACAGATTGATGTTATTAATTTAACTGTTTCAGAAGAAAATAAATCCGCAATCGCACTTTATAAAAAACTGGGGTTTCAAGCAACCGGCCGAGAGCCGTATGGACTCAAACTTCGCGACGGGCAATATCTAGTAGACTTGACGATGACTTTGAAACTTTAATTTGAACTAAACCTTGTTTTCAACCCAAAGCCTGCCCAGAAACGCGCAGGCTTTTTTTAATTTCCTTTATTGAATCAATCCCCATCTTCGGGCTTCCGCCAAATTGTGGGCTCGACATAAGACTCGCAGGTTTTTAAATTCGTTGGTGCCGCCCTTGGCAAGGGGCTTCACGTGATCGATTTGTAACTGATAGCGCGAACCGCACTTCCTCCCCGTAAGATGACTCTGGTACTCGCAGCAATGTTCAGCCTTTTGAAACACACGCCTTCTTATATTTTCTGGAATATGCACACGTACCGAACTTTTGCCTTCGTTCACGCAGGCAGCTTCTACCGCCGCAGCGGCGGTGATTTTTGGCGTTTCTTTCTTCTGAATCAGCTTGTCGCATAGTACCTCAATCACCTTCGCAAACCCAGCATCATGTTGCGCATGGCTGAGAAGAGCCTGGGCCTTTTCGAGTTTCTCGTACTGCTCCTGCGTGAGTTTAAGATTCAAAAATACTTCTTCATTCCGCGGAATGACTTTCTCCAGAGGCTGTCCCCCAAAATGCAACTCTTT
The sequence above is drawn from the Bdellovibrionales bacterium genome and encodes:
- a CDS encoding HNH endonuclease; this translates as MTPLELHNQLTYLVKTERKITHEVLLCIQRMDSDRAYAELGFSSLFDYLVQGQKYSEGSAQRRISAARLIKEIPGTAEKIQEGKINLTQLAKLSVAVKQEQKVTGAKVSTAVKKELLLQMESKNGFETDRLLGKELHFGGQPLEKVIPRNEEVFLNLKLTQEQYEKLEKAQALLSHAQHDAGFAKVIEVLCDKLIQKKETPKITAAAAVEAACVNEGKSSVRVHIPENIRRRVFQKAEHCCEYQSHLTGRKCGSRYQLQIDHVKPLAKGGTNEFKNLRVLCRAHNLAEARRWGLIQ
- a CDS encoding MFS transporter, with the translated sequence MKINKNVLTNLTVWVAALGYFVDMFDITLFGVVRVESLKAIGITTSEEILNHGIYLYNMQMVGMMIGGLLWGFLSDKKGRLSVLFGSILLYSLGNIANAFVTTLDAYAFCRFITGLGLAGELGAAITLVVETLPQKDRGWGTTMVATLGLLGSVTAALIGQKMPWNYAYILGGVMGLGLLATRFQMRESEMFHKSRAKAESIFKTLVASDKFFKYIACILVGVPIYFMTGILFTFSPEIAKSLGVQGEVIAGNTLLYGTIGLTLGDLLSGLLSQVLKSRKKSLTVFISTALALTLVYILGGAYFTPEALYVLCFGLGICAGYWAVLITTSAEQFGTNVRGTVSTTVPNFVRGAAVFITLGFHHFKSFLSAPHAALSVAMICFVASLGSLYFLKETFHADLDYVEEK
- a CDS encoding GNAT family N-acetyltransferase, which encodes MAKISSKNLKSKSGDTIIVRHATIADAEKMHVLGVSVFSTTDYLVATSEEFSAIPKEQQNARIKRLEDSENDLWLIAECGDQLIGMLDFQTGKSMKTKHKGSFGMVVSPSWQGNGVGNLLLTTLIEWVRSHPQIDVINLTVSEENKSAIALYKKLGFQATGREPYGLKLRDGQYLVDLTMTLKL